The following proteins are co-located in the Paludibaculum fermentans genome:
- a CDS encoding type II TA system antitoxin MqsA family protein, which translates to MILRRRSDPLCPNCGERITFQRRRYRYLESGMSNVYLTGAQVAECAACGHGEVRLSRLTELHRTVARALVTSPCRLTGEQVRFLRKYLGLNGEQLGRYLHTDKTKVSKWESGQDPVGRASERLIRLLVPSLDESLRDGVEEVARKLPAILDEPGSGWLLQVDTRTLRASFGPAPCEA; encoded by the coding sequence ATGATCCTGCGCCGTAGATCCGACCCTTTGTGCCCGAACTGTGGGGAGCGCATCACGTTCCAGCGCCGCAGGTACCGCTATCTGGAAAGCGGAATGAGCAATGTCTATCTGACGGGAGCCCAGGTGGCCGAATGTGCAGCTTGCGGGCATGGTGAAGTCCGGCTCTCGCGGCTGACTGAATTGCACCGCACGGTTGCCCGTGCCCTTGTCACAAGTCCATGCCGGCTGACCGGTGAACAGGTGAGGTTCCTGCGCAAATATCTTGGTTTGAACGGTGAGCAGCTAGGACGTTACCTGCATACAGACAAGACCAAAGTCTCGAAGTGGGAATCAGGACAGGACCCGGTCGGCCGCGCTTCAGAGCGGCTAATCCGCCTGCTGGTCCCTTCGCTCGATGAGAGCTTGCGCGACGGAGTAGAAGAGGTGGCCCGGAAGCTCCCAGCTATCCTTGACGAGCCGGGGTCCGGCTGGCTCCTGCAGGTCGACACCAGGACACTCCGGGCGTCCTTTGGGCCGGCGCCTTGCGAGGCCTAG
- a CDS encoding SDR family NAD(P)-dependent oxidoreductase, with translation MVLDGQVWLITGASGMGAATARLAAIYGAKVFVCGLEEADCRQLAAECCGGFHCGDLSDTAEAEKAVARCISELGPIDALFNVAGMSGRKFGDGPLHLVTDNGWERTFDMNLKTMFHVSRTVLRRMLPRGQGAILNMTSVAAYAPEPHHFDTHAYAAAKGAVISLTKSMAAYYAPHGIRVNAIAPGSVRSPMSLRAQTDERILQMLKTKQPLSGTFIEPEEVARAAVFLLGPGSQMITGQVLGIDAGWAVS, from the coding sequence TTGGTACTCGACGGCCAGGTCTGGCTCATCACGGGCGCCAGCGGCATGGGTGCGGCCACGGCCCGCCTGGCCGCCATCTACGGCGCCAAGGTCTTTGTGTGCGGCTTGGAGGAAGCCGACTGCCGCCAACTCGCCGCCGAGTGCTGCGGCGGCTTCCATTGTGGAGACCTCTCCGATACCGCGGAAGCGGAAAAGGCAGTGGCGCGCTGCATCAGCGAACTCGGGCCCATCGACGCGCTCTTCAATGTAGCGGGCATGAGCGGCCGCAAATTCGGCGACGGCCCGCTGCATCTGGTCACCGACAACGGCTGGGAGCGCACGTTCGACATGAACCTCAAAACGATGTTCCATGTCTCGCGAACCGTGCTGCGCCGCATGCTGCCCCGGGGCCAGGGCGCGATCCTGAACATGACCTCGGTCGCCGCCTATGCGCCGGAGCCTCATCATTTCGACACGCACGCCTATGCGGCGGCCAAAGGCGCGGTGATCTCATTGACGAAGTCGATGGCGGCTTACTATGCCCCGCACGGCATCCGCGTGAACGCCATCGCACCCGGTTCCGTCCGTTCGCCGATGAGCCTGCGGGCGCAGACCGACGAGCGCATTCTCCAGATGTTGAAAACGAAACAGCCGCTTTCGGGCACGTTCATCGAACCCGAAGAGGTGGCGCGGGCCGCGGTGTTCCTTCTGGGGCCCGGCTCGCAGATGATCACCGGACAAGTGCTGGGCATCGATGCGGGCTGGGCCGTGTCGTGA
- a CDS encoding D-glycero-alpha-D-manno-heptose-1,7-bisphosphate 7-phosphatase, with protein MNPASKAGTRRFVAFDRDGTLIVEKNYLADPEQIELLPGAREAVDRLRAAGYGLVVVTNQSGVGRGYFGMDAVQAMNHRLEELLGSFDGIYVCPHAPAEQCDCRKPKPTLLLRAAAELGFDPAESVVVGDKDVDVSLGQNAGGRGILVTTGYGARHLAEGRTQPDFVAETLEQAVDWILNRG; from the coding sequence GTGAATCCAGCAAGTAAGGCCGGAACCCGCCGGTTTGTCGCCTTCGATCGCGACGGCACTCTCATTGTAGAGAAGAACTATCTCGCTGACCCCGAGCAGATCGAACTGCTCCCCGGAGCCCGCGAGGCCGTAGACCGTCTGCGCGCCGCCGGCTACGGCCTGGTCGTCGTCACCAACCAGTCCGGTGTCGGACGCGGCTACTTCGGCATGGACGCGGTGCAGGCGATGAACCACAGGCTGGAGGAATTGCTGGGCTCATTCGACGGGATCTATGTGTGCCCGCACGCGCCGGCCGAACAGTGCGACTGCCGCAAACCGAAGCCCACGCTGCTGCTGCGCGCCGCAGCCGAACTTGGGTTCGATCCGGCGGAGAGTGTCGTAGTGGGCGACAAGGATGTAGACGTGAGTCTCGGCCAAAATGCCGGTGGCCGCGGGATCCTGGTCACCACCGGCTACGGTGCGAGGCATCTGGCCGAAGGGCGGACGCAGCCGGACTTCGTCGCGGAAACGCTGGAGCAGGCGGTGGACTGGATCCTGAATCGGGGCTAG
- a CDS encoding S41 family peptidase → MSNGFKYSVVSVSTVLVALLLIGAVLGQSPETNPADPYRHLNVFTEVFAKVKADYVEEPDMKNVTLGAVNGLLVSLDPFASYLNAEQYKQYLKVKSTPKADIGLVLSRKYGYELGVVDAIPGSPADKAGLSTGDILEAINGISTRDMPLAYADVLLHGDAGSTLELTVLRLRKPEPTKMTLTRAQVQAPAMVSKMLDKEVGYVSVEDLGKGKTQSVQTAIAALEKQGAKKIILDLRHSAVNVPEEGVSLANLFLDKGTIGSLSGQKVPKQTFQADPAKATYKGPLVVLTNRGTSGAAEIVAAALLDNKRASVVGERTYGDAAMRKAVTTEDGGAVLLAVAKYYSPGGKAIQDTSVVPNYPVTDTEPEATTDEDDATPAPATPKEPKEPKSSEDAILKKALEVVNGKVQASNTVDVKPGDASVMRPLNIPAPKN, encoded by the coding sequence ATGAGCAACGGATTCAAGTACTCGGTGGTGAGCGTTTCCACCGTGCTGGTGGCACTGCTGCTGATCGGGGCTGTCCTGGGCCAAAGCCCGGAAACCAATCCCGCGGACCCCTACCGCCATCTGAACGTGTTCACCGAGGTTTTCGCCAAGGTGAAGGCAGACTACGTGGAAGAGCCCGACATGAAGAATGTCACCCTGGGCGCCGTGAATGGTCTGCTGGTCTCCCTGGACCCGTTCGCCAGCTACTTGAACGCCGAGCAGTACAAACAATATCTGAAAGTGAAGTCCACCCCGAAGGCCGACATCGGCCTGGTGCTCAGCCGCAAGTACGGCTATGAGCTCGGCGTGGTGGACGCCATTCCTGGTTCCCCGGCCGACAAAGCGGGCCTCTCCACGGGCGACATCCTGGAAGCGATCAACGGTATTTCGACGCGCGACATGCCGCTCGCCTACGCCGATGTCCTGCTGCATGGCGACGCTGGTTCCACCCTCGAACTGACGGTGTTGCGGCTGCGCAAGCCTGAGCCCACCAAGATGACCCTGACCCGTGCACAGGTGCAGGCGCCGGCGATGGTCTCGAAGATGCTCGACAAGGAAGTCGGCTACGTTAGCGTCGAAGATCTCGGTAAGGGCAAGACCCAGTCGGTACAGACCGCCATCGCCGCGCTGGAGAAGCAAGGCGCGAAGAAGATCATTCTGGACCTGCGGCACTCGGCCGTGAATGTGCCCGAAGAGGGCGTCTCGCTGGCTAACCTGTTCCTGGACAAGGGCACCATCGGCTCGCTGAGCGGACAGAAAGTCCCCAAGCAGACATTCCAGGCCGATCCGGCCAAAGCGACATACAAAGGACCGCTGGTGGTGCTGACCAATCGCGGTACGTCAGGTGCGGCCGAAATCGTGGCCGCCGCCCTGCTGGACAACAAGCGCGCCTCCGTTGTCGGTGAGCGCACCTATGGCGACGCGGCCATGCGCAAGGCCGTCACGACGGAAGACGGCGGTGCGGTACTGCTGGCCGTGGCCAAGTACTACTCGCCCGGCGGCAAGGCCATCCAGGACACCTCCGTGGTGCCCAACTACCCCGTGACGGATACTGAGCCCGAAGCGACCACGGACGAAGACGACGCGACACCCGCGCCGGCGACGCCTAAGGAGCCTAAGGAGCCGAAGTCGTCCGAGGATGCCATTCTGAAAAAGGCGTTGGAAGTGGTGAACGGTAAGGTTCAGGCCTCCAACACGGTCGATGTGAAGCCCGGCGATGCCAGCGTGATGCGTCCGCTGAACATCCCGGCGCCCAAGAATTAA
- a CDS encoding glycoside hydrolase family 27 protein, which yields MKPLAVLTLFAFPCLAADLTGSWVAQRQGPGGRVMETQLNFKQEGSAFTGAMLSSMGEQKILNGKIEGDAFSFEVVQNMMGQERRVKWEGKVEGDQLKLTMNMPAMGPGGPPPGGAMGPGGPPAGGGGMRGMREMTAKRGESEVLKKELAAEAKRPKPVLPERKALPLNGLAKTPPMGWNSWNKFHAAISDKLIREVADAMASSGLRDAGYVYLTIDDGWIAGRDESGKPRPNERFPDMKALGDYVHSKGLKFGIYSSPGSRTCQQLEGSLGYEAIDAKVYASWGVDYLKYDWCGAARTFTVDQQPVVYQLMAQELRATGRPILYSISQYGQGTVLEWASTIGANMWRTTGDIRDTYESMAQIGFGQNGKEKSAGPGHWNDPDMLEIGNGGLNPDESRTHMSLWAILAAPLIAGNDVRSMDKDTLDVLTNRDVLAVSQDPLGKQGYRLQQNGDIDIWVRPLQKGEWAVGLFNRGKAPAPASITWQALGVKGTPRVRDLWTHAAVQPTADGYTATVPAHGVAMLRVRP from the coding sequence ATGAAGCCCCTAGCCGTGCTTACTCTCTTCGCTTTCCCATGCCTGGCCGCCGATCTCACCGGCAGTTGGGTGGCCCAACGCCAGGGCCCGGGCGGGCGCGTCATGGAAACCCAACTCAACTTCAAACAGGAGGGCTCGGCGTTCACCGGCGCGATGCTCTCGTCGATGGGCGAGCAGAAGATCCTGAACGGCAAGATCGAGGGCGATGCGTTCTCGTTCGAGGTCGTTCAAAACATGATGGGCCAGGAACGCCGTGTGAAGTGGGAAGGCAAGGTCGAGGGCGACCAGCTCAAGCTGACGATGAACATGCCGGCCATGGGGCCTGGCGGTCCCCCGCCCGGCGGCGCCATGGGTCCTGGCGGACCTCCGGCCGGAGGCGGTGGGATGCGCGGCATGCGCGAGATGACCGCCAAACGCGGCGAAAGCGAAGTCCTCAAAAAGGAACTGGCGGCCGAGGCGAAACGCCCCAAGCCGGTGCTGCCCGAACGGAAGGCCCTGCCGCTCAATGGACTGGCCAAGACTCCGCCGATGGGCTGGAACAGTTGGAACAAGTTCCATGCCGCCATCAGCGACAAGCTCATCCGCGAGGTGGCCGATGCCATGGCCTCCAGCGGGCTGCGCGACGCCGGCTACGTCTACCTGACCATCGACGACGGCTGGATCGCGGGCCGCGACGAGTCGGGCAAGCCCAGGCCGAATGAGCGGTTTCCCGACATGAAGGCGCTGGGCGACTACGTCCACTCCAAAGGGCTGAAGTTCGGCATCTACTCCTCGCCTGGCTCGCGCACCTGCCAGCAATTGGAGGGCAGCCTGGGCTACGAGGCCATCGACGCCAAGGTGTATGCCTCTTGGGGTGTCGACTATTTGAAGTACGACTGGTGCGGCGCTGCGCGGACGTTCACGGTCGACCAGCAGCCCGTGGTCTACCAGTTGATGGCGCAGGAGTTGCGGGCGACCGGCCGGCCTATTCTCTACAGCATTAGCCAGTATGGCCAGGGCACGGTGCTGGAGTGGGCGTCGACCATCGGCGCGAACATGTGGCGGACGACCGGCGACATCCGCGACACCTACGAGTCGATGGCGCAGATCGGCTTTGGGCAGAACGGCAAGGAGAAATCGGCCGGACCGGGCCACTGGAACGATCCGGACATGCTCGAGATCGGCAATGGCGGGCTGAATCCGGACGAGAGCCGGACGCACATGAGCCTGTGGGCGATTCTGGCGGCTCCGCTGATCGCCGGCAACGACGTTCGTAGTATGGACAAGGACACGCTCGACGTCCTGACGAATCGGGACGTGCTGGCAGTGAGCCAGGATCCGCTGGGCAAGCAGGGCTACCGCCTGCAACAGAACGGCGACATCGACATTTGGGTTCGTCCGTTACAAAAGGGCGAGTGGGCGGTGGGCCTCTTCAACCGGGGCAAGGCTCCGGCGCCGGCGTCCATCACCTGGCAGGCACTGGGGGTGAAAGGGACCCCGAGAGTCCGCGATCTTTGGACGCATGCGGCGGTGCAGCCCACGGCCGATGGCTACACCGCCACAGTGCCGGCACATGGCGTGGCGATGCTGCGTGTCAGGCCGTGA
- a CDS encoding Gfo/Idh/MocA family protein, with the protein MPKTVRIAMLGSGFVAGFYMQGLANVNGQEVVVNFSLDKKRAKKFAATWNIPEHTTNLAKLIERDDIDLYIIALPNDAHMPVSVLLSQAGRNQVCTKPLARTPEEAGRMLKAAVESDKLHGYAETEVFAPAVVKARQTIESGGIGKVLWVRSRESHSGPHSAHFWDIERTGGGAMNDLACHCIEAARYFHGKENAIVEVMAWGDTLVHSKKTKGEDNALLVLKFSSGGIAHCEMSWTCKGGLDLRNEIHGSEGSIFTDVTRGTPISSFVSQPAGYVVEKADIDFGWTRPLPEEAFTYGYQAEMRHFVECVRDGVEPRETYVDGYAVNCVLDAGYQSMASKRWVKVKY; encoded by the coding sequence ATGCCAAAAACCGTTCGCATCGCCATGTTGGGCTCCGGTTTCGTGGCCGGCTTCTACATGCAGGGCCTGGCCAACGTGAATGGCCAGGAGGTGGTCGTCAACTTCTCGCTCGACAAGAAGCGGGCGAAGAAGTTCGCCGCCACCTGGAATATCCCGGAGCACACCACCAATCTGGCCAAGCTCATTGAGCGCGACGACATCGACCTCTACATCATCGCCCTGCCCAACGACGCCCACATGCCGGTGTCCGTCCTGCTGTCGCAGGCGGGCCGCAACCAGGTCTGCACCAAGCCTCTGGCTCGTACGCCGGAGGAAGCGGGCCGCATGCTGAAGGCCGCCGTCGAGTCCGATAAGCTGCACGGCTACGCCGAAACCGAGGTGTTCGCCCCGGCCGTGGTGAAGGCCCGCCAGACCATCGAGAGCGGCGGCATCGGCAAGGTGCTGTGGGTTCGTTCGCGCGAATCCCACTCCGGCCCGCACAGCGCGCATTTCTGGGACATTGAACGCACCGGCGGCGGCGCCATGAACGACCTCGCCTGCCACTGCATCGAGGCCGCGCGCTACTTCCACGGCAAGGAAAACGCCATCGTGGAAGTGATGGCCTGGGGCGACACGCTGGTCCACAGCAAGAAGACCAAGGGCGAGGACAATGCGCTGCTGGTGCTGAAGTTCAGCTCCGGCGGCATCGCCCACTGCGAGATGAGCTGGACCTGCAAGGGCGGTCTCGACCTGCGCAACGAGATCCACGGCAGCGAAGGATCCATCTTCACCGATGTCACCCGCGGCACGCCGATCTCCTCCTTCGTTTCGCAGCCCGCCGGCTATGTCGTCGAAAAGGCCGACATCGACTTCGGCTGGACCCGGCCGCTGCCGGAAGAGGCGTTCACCTACGGCTACCAGGCCGAGATGCGCCACTTCGTCGAATGTGTTCGCGACGGCGTGGAGCCCCGGGAGACCTATGTGGACGGTTACGCCGTCAACTGCGTGCTGGATGCGGGCTACCAGTCCATGGCCTCCAAACGTTGGGTCAAGGTGAAGTATTAG
- a CDS encoding MFS transporter, with the protein MDAISRADGRKRTAAVVLAGFCAFLDLYAPQPLLPMLARHFQISAAGAGLVVSAATIAVALAAPFVGLIADRHGRKQVIVPATLLLVIPTLMAALAQNLPQLLFWRFLQGVLTPGIFAVTIAYINEEWRSNVGAAMAAYVTGTVLGGFTGRTLAALVATVTSWQWAFVWLAVLNLAGGLAIRAWMPEGKRFRPVTSEGGHAAQILRHLRNPQLLATYGAGFCVLFSMVALFTYVNFHLEAAPYHLSTAALGFLFTVYLVGAVITPIAGRWIDRLGHRTALSGALSLSLLGTALTLLVPLPAIITGLAFCCTGVFIAQSAASSYIGKVTKEGRAAAVGLYVTFYYVGGSAGAVLPGALWSRWGWPACVALIALVQALTIGLALVFWRPVTSALPLEAAITTERGSL; encoded by the coding sequence ATGGATGCGATCTCGCGAGCGGACGGCCGCAAGCGCACGGCGGCCGTCGTGCTGGCGGGCTTCTGCGCCTTCCTCGACCTCTACGCGCCCCAGCCCCTGTTGCCGATGCTCGCCCGGCATTTTCAGATCTCCGCCGCCGGAGCGGGCCTGGTCGTCAGCGCCGCCACCATTGCCGTGGCGCTGGCCGCGCCGTTTGTCGGACTCATCGCCGACCGCCATGGCCGCAAGCAGGTGATCGTGCCCGCCACCCTGCTGCTGGTGATCCCCACACTGATGGCCGCCTTGGCCCAGAACCTGCCGCAACTCCTGTTCTGGCGGTTCCTGCAGGGCGTGCTGACGCCCGGCATCTTCGCCGTCACCATCGCGTATATCAATGAAGAGTGGAGGTCGAACGTCGGCGCGGCCATGGCTGCCTATGTCACGGGTACGGTGCTGGGTGGCTTCACCGGACGCACGCTCGCCGCGCTGGTGGCGACGGTCACTTCGTGGCAGTGGGCCTTTGTCTGGCTGGCGGTGCTGAACCTGGCCGGCGGCCTCGCGATCAGGGCCTGGATGCCGGAGGGCAAGCGGTTCCGGCCCGTCACCTCGGAAGGCGGCCATGCGGCCCAGATCCTGCGGCACCTGAGGAATCCGCAACTGCTGGCAACCTACGGAGCAGGCTTCTGCGTCCTGTTTTCGATGGTTGCCTTGTTCACGTACGTGAACTTCCATCTGGAGGCCGCGCCGTACCATCTGTCCACGGCCGCACTGGGGTTCCTGTTCACGGTTTACCTGGTGGGCGCGGTGATCACGCCCATTGCTGGACGCTGGATCGACCGGTTGGGCCACCGGACCGCGTTGAGCGGCGCGCTGAGCCTGAGCCTGCTGGGCACGGCCCTGACTTTGCTGGTTCCTCTGCCGGCCATCATCACCGGCCTGGCGTTCTGCTGTACCGGCGTCTTCATCGCGCAGTCGGCCGCCAGCAGCTACATCGGCAAGGTGACGAAGGAAGGACGGGCCGCGGCCGTGGGGCTCTATGTCACCTTCTACTATGTAGGCGGCAGCGCCGGAGCCGTATTGCCCGGAGCACTGTGGTCCCGCTGGGGCTGGCCAGCCTGCGTCGCGCTGATCGCCCTGGTGCAGGCGCTGACCATTGGCTTGGCCCTGGTGTTCTGGCGTCCGGTGACCAGTGCCCTGCCCCTGGAAGCGGCCATCACGACCGAGCGCGGTTCCTTGTAA
- a CDS encoding DUF4272 domain-containing protein, producing the protein MDLPDDDFEPAPPSPERTAARALVLAAIATRALDEPDAGELRENDEPARQRFLRWFNECGLRDEAEPQELELLEASFSGLEQKARVNASWRMEGAAVLAWALGRAPLPSILLQCDIDETLSAVGLLRPREETALAEPRLRAQEELDLCSSLYLTLHWRLRQFFLQPERMNFVEFAAQCDWAEMRLDGLQMIDNDVAVNGVPLTQVEQGRLRELHSIVQERRLALEWLAGFESLYSDVTTDT; encoded by the coding sequence GTGGACCTTCCAGACGACGACTTCGAACCGGCACCGCCTTCTCCAGAGCGCACCGCTGCGAGAGCACTCGTGCTGGCAGCTATCGCGACACGCGCACTGGACGAGCCCGATGCCGGTGAATTGCGGGAGAACGACGAACCGGCGCGGCAACGTTTCCTGCGATGGTTCAATGAATGCGGACTGCGCGACGAGGCGGAACCACAGGAACTCGAACTGCTGGAGGCATCCTTCAGTGGGCTCGAACAAAAAGCAAGAGTCAATGCGAGCTGGCGCATGGAAGGTGCTGCCGTTCTTGCATGGGCGCTCGGCCGTGCACCCCTACCGTCCATTCTCCTGCAATGCGACATCGATGAAACTCTCAGCGCAGTCGGACTCTTGCGCCCGAGGGAAGAAACGGCTCTCGCCGAGCCGCGCCTGCGAGCACAGGAGGAGTTGGATCTCTGCTCCAGCCTGTATCTGACTCTGCACTGGCGATTGCGGCAGTTCTTTCTCCAGCCGGAGAGAATGAACTTCGTAGAGTTTGCGGCGCAATGCGATTGGGCGGAGATGCGTCTCGACGGCCTGCAGATGATAGACAACGATGTGGCGGTCAACGGCGTTCCCCTGACCCAAGTGGAGCAAGGCCGGCTCAGGGAACTTCACAGCATTGTCCAGGAGCGGCGCCTCGCCCTGGAATGGCTTGCCGGCTTCGAATCACTCTATTCCGATGTAACGACCGACACCTAA
- a CDS encoding alpha-amylase family protein, which translates to MPFLNRREFLLTSAAAGLAAAPTSAHSELPFRQVHLDFHTSELIPDVAADFDAREFAATLKAAHVNSINVFAKCHHGLAYYDTAIATRHPALKIDLLGQMVTACRAAGIHVLYYYSLVWDVATSRKHPDWMVVTRDGQNIGGSPTDAWPWICMNTPYLDQVLAENEELVTKYDADGAWFDILKQHPDGCFCHWCTADRKKLGLKDDPESIRTHNKLVAKRVEEGLNKVVHKRFPNGLTFYNSRLVVGVRDELDYYSHIEIESLPTGGWGYTHFQQRVRYMRTLGKDMVGMTGRFHKSWGDFGGLKNQAALDFECLNFLANGAKACVGDQLHPRGRLDKTTYARIGKTYTKVEALEPWARGAKAVADIGVVSTALFNTETTQKITPADQGFTNMLVELHQQFNVIDLAEDFRRYKLLILPDEIRPSKELLAKLDEFVTAGGSVIASAESLLDPRMYWFYWKPLGIRYQGKAKFRGEYMLARPGAFPSLDESAYFLYQPGHSVAVDEGTEVLATYGHPYFDRTPEHFSSHKQTPLGQRTEEPLITLRGKVCYIANPLFRSYALDGVGAYKLVVGDLLQRLMPQPALTAPKLPSTAQVTLLEQPESKRRIVHLLHYPMTRRAPDIDIIEEPGLLLDQEIRLRLAAPPRRVTLVPQNKPLPFRFENGYAVCRVEKVIGHQAICFE; encoded by the coding sequence ATGCCTTTCTTGAACCGGCGTGAGTTTCTGCTCACCAGCGCCGCCGCCGGACTCGCCGCCGCGCCCACTTCGGCGCACTCCGAACTGCCGTTCCGCCAGGTCCACCTCGACTTTCATACCAGCGAACTGATCCCCGACGTTGCCGCCGACTTCGACGCCCGCGAGTTCGCCGCCACGCTGAAAGCGGCGCACGTCAACTCGATCAACGTCTTCGCGAAGTGCCACCACGGCCTGGCCTATTACGACACCGCCATCGCCACGCGGCACCCGGCGCTCAAGATCGACCTGCTGGGCCAGATGGTCACCGCCTGCAGAGCCGCCGGCATCCACGTGCTCTACTACTATTCGCTGGTGTGGGACGTGGCCACCTCGCGCAAGCATCCTGACTGGATGGTGGTGACGCGCGACGGGCAGAACATCGGCGGCTCGCCCACCGACGCCTGGCCGTGGATCTGCATGAACACGCCCTATCTCGACCAGGTGCTGGCCGAGAATGAAGAGCTCGTCACGAAATACGACGCCGACGGCGCGTGGTTCGACATCCTCAAGCAGCACCCGGACGGCTGCTTCTGCCACTGGTGTACGGCCGACCGCAAGAAGCTCGGCCTGAAGGACGACCCCGAATCCATCCGCACGCACAACAAACTGGTGGCCAAACGCGTGGAAGAGGGGCTGAACAAGGTCGTCCACAAGCGTTTCCCCAACGGACTGACGTTCTACAACAGCCGCCTCGTCGTGGGCGTACGTGACGAGCTCGACTACTACTCGCACATCGAGATCGAATCGCTGCCCACGGGCGGCTGGGGCTATACCCACTTCCAGCAGCGGGTCCGCTATATGCGTACGCTGGGCAAGGACATGGTGGGCATGACCGGCCGCTTCCACAAAAGCTGGGGCGACTTCGGCGGCTTGAAGAATCAGGCCGCGCTCGACTTCGAGTGCCTGAACTTCCTCGCCAACGGCGCCAAGGCCTGCGTCGGCGACCAGTTGCACCCGCGCGGCCGGCTGGACAAGACGACCTACGCCCGCATCGGCAAGACCTATACCAAGGTGGAAGCGCTGGAGCCCTGGGCCCGCGGCGCGAAGGCCGTGGCGGACATCGGAGTCGTCTCCACCGCGCTCTTCAATACGGAAACCACGCAGAAGATCACGCCGGCCGACCAGGGCTTCACCAACATGCTGGTGGAGTTGCACCAGCAGTTCAATGTCATCGATCTGGCCGAGGACTTCCGCCGCTACAAGCTGCTGATCCTGCCCGACGAGATCCGGCCGTCCAAGGAGCTGCTGGCCAAGCTCGACGAGTTTGTCACCGCCGGCGGCAGCGTCATCGCCTCGGCCGAGAGCCTGCTGGACCCGCGCATGTACTGGTTCTACTGGAAGCCGCTCGGCATCCGCTACCAGGGCAAGGCGAAGTTCCGCGGCGAGTACATGCTGGCCAGGCCGGGTGCGTTCCCGTCGCTCGACGAGAGCGCCTACTTCCTGTATCAGCCCGGCCATTCCGTGGCCGTCGACGAAGGCACCGAGGTGCTGGCCACCTACGGCCATCCTTACTTCGACCGTACGCCGGAGCACTTCAGCTCCCACAAACAGACGCCCCTGGGCCAGCGTACCGAGGAGCCGCTCATCACCCTGCGCGGCAAGGTCTGCTACATCGCCAATCCCCTCTTCCGCAGCTACGCCCTCGATGGCGTGGGCGCCTATAAGCTGGTTGTCGGCGACCTGTTGCAACGGCTCATGCCGCAGCCCGCGCTGACGGCGCCCAAACTGCCCTCCACCGCCCAGGTCACCCTGCTGGAACAGCCCGAATCCAAGCGCCGCATCGTGCATCTACTCCACTACCCCATGACACGCCGCGCGCCCGACATCGATATCATTGAGGAACCCGGACTGCTGCTCGACCAGGAGATCCGGCTCCGTCTGGCCGCGCCGCCCAGAAGAGTGACCCTCGTGCCCCAGAACAAACCCCTCCCGTTCCGTTTCGAGAATGGATATGCGGTTTGCCGTGTCGAGAAGGTTATCGGCCACCAGGCGATCTGTTTCGAATAA
- a CDS encoding FmdB family zinc ribbon protein, which translates to MPLYEYKCDRCHKTIEVLQKFSDTPLSVHEGCGGALARLISTSALQFKGSGFYITDYSKSKSSGSSGSNGKSASGKESSSTSESAPAKTESTPKPAASESSK; encoded by the coding sequence ATGCCACTGTACGAATACAAATGTGATCGCTGCCATAAGACGATTGAGGTCCTGCAGAAGTTCTCCGATACCCCCTTGTCCGTTCACGAGGGCTGTGGCGGAGCACTGGCTCGCCTGATCTCCACGTCGGCTCTTCAGTTCAAGGGCAGCGGCTTTTACATCACGGACTATTCCAAGTCCAAGTCTTCGGGCAGCAGCGGTTCGAACGGCAAGAGCGCGAGCGGCAAAGAGAGCTCCTCGACCTCCGAGTCCGCCCCGGCCAAGACGGAATCGACGCCCAAGCCCGCAGCCAGTGAATCCAGCAAGTAA